From the Alkalibacter rhizosphaerae genome, one window contains:
- the trxB gene encoding thioredoxin-disulfide reductase produces MDYDMIIIGGGPAGLSAGLYASRANLKNLVLEKAEAGGQIATTSEVDNYPGSPKDATGPVLSQRMKDQCEAFGTEFRKEECKEIVKEGDYFKIVTNKETYKTKTVIAAMGANPREIGCKGENEFRGMGVSYCATCDGFFFRDLDVAVVGGGDSALEEGIFLTKFAKKVYIIHRRDELRAVPSIQDKAKANPKIEFILDSVVEEIKGDGLVQSVRIKNVKSGEESDLPVDGVFVFVGYYPSTELIKDMATLDESGYVLAGEDMKTNVPGLFVAGDIRKKVVKQVITAAADGAIAAVLGEKYISEHFE; encoded by the coding sequence ATGGATTACGATATGATCATCATCGGAGGAGGCCCGGCCGGATTGAGTGCAGGTCTGTACGCATCTCGGGCAAACTTAAAGAATCTGGTGTTGGAGAAAGCGGAAGCCGGCGGTCAGATCGCCACTACAAGCGAAGTGGATAATTATCCTGGTTCTCCTAAGGACGCTACCGGTCCAGTACTTTCTCAACGGATGAAAGACCAATGCGAAGCCTTCGGCACCGAGTTTCGAAAAGAAGAGTGTAAAGAGATCGTAAAAGAAGGGGACTACTTTAAGATAGTAACCAATAAGGAAACCTACAAAACCAAGACCGTTATCGCAGCCATGGGTGCCAATCCCAGAGAGATCGGATGCAAAGGTGAAAATGAGTTTCGCGGAATGGGAGTGTCCTATTGTGCCACTTGCGACGGTTTCTTTTTTCGGGATCTGGATGTAGCGGTGGTAGGTGGAGGAGATTCCGCATTGGAAGAAGGAATTTTTCTTACCAAATTTGCCAAGAAAGTGTACATCATCCATCGACGAGATGAGCTCCGAGCCGTACCGTCCATTCAGGACAAGGCAAAAGCCAATCCGAAAATAGAGTTCATTTTGGATTCGGTGGTGGAAGAAATCAAAGGAGACGGACTGGTGCAATCCGTACGGATCAAAAACGTTAAATCCGGAGAAGAATCCGATTTGCCGGTAGATGGAGTTTTTGTATTTGTCGGATACTATCCCAGCACGGAACTGATCAAGGACATGGCGACCTTGGATGAATCCGGATACGTCCTGGCCGGGGAAGACATGAAAACGAATGTACCCGGTTTGTTTGTTGCCGGAGACATTCGCAAAAAAGTGGTGAAACAGGTCATCACCGCCGCAGCGGATGGTGCCATTGCAGCAGTCCTGGGTGAAAAGTATATATCGGAACATTTTGAATAA
- a CDS encoding phosphoglycerate kinase codes for MTKKSIRDIDLKGKKVLVRVDFNVPLDGDRITDDTRIRASLPTIRHILDHGGKIILMSHLGRPKGSPDPKYSLAPVAKELSELLGRAVLFADDDKVVGESTRNAVDSMKEGDVVLLQNTRFRKEETDNDPAFSKELASLADVFVNDAFGAVHRAHASTVGVATYIPAVCGLLIEKELEFLGGALDAPKRPFTAILGGAKVSDKIGVINNLMEKVDNLIIGGGMAYTFLKAKGYEVGTSLLEEDKIDLAKELMEKAKDKNIDLLLPVDVVVAEKFAADAPHTIVKADVMPADQMGLDIGPETSDLFAKTIGESQLVIWNGPMGVFEFEAFAKGTIAVAKAMAQSEGVTIVGGGDSASAAVNLGFADQMTHISTGGGASLTFLEGKALPGIDILEDK; via the coding sequence ATGACAAAAAAAAGCATAAGAGACATAGATTTAAAAGGGAAAAAGGTGTTGGTGCGAGTAGATTTCAATGTGCCGTTGGATGGGGATCGGATCACTGATGATACTCGGATCCGGGCATCCCTGCCGACGATCCGGCATATTTTGGACCATGGAGGAAAAATCATCCTCATGTCCCATCTTGGTCGACCGAAAGGATCTCCGGATCCAAAGTATTCCCTGGCACCGGTAGCAAAAGAGTTGTCGGAGCTGCTGGGGCGTGCCGTGCTGTTTGCCGACGATGACAAAGTCGTTGGAGAATCGACGCGTAATGCGGTAGATTCCATGAAGGAGGGAGATGTGGTACTTCTTCAGAATACTCGGTTTAGAAAAGAAGAAACGGACAACGATCCGGCCTTCTCCAAGGAGCTGGCTTCCTTGGCGGATGTTTTTGTCAATGACGCCTTCGGCGCCGTACATCGAGCCCATGCATCCACAGTAGGTGTAGCAACCTACATTCCGGCTGTCTGCGGCTTGCTTATCGAAAAAGAACTGGAATTTTTGGGAGGTGCACTGGATGCGCCAAAACGTCCTTTCACCGCTATTCTGGGTGGCGCGAAAGTCAGCGACAAGATCGGCGTCATCAATAACCTAATGGAGAAGGTGGACAACCTGATCATTGGCGGAGGAATGGCCTACACATTTTTGAAAGCAAAAGGGTATGAAGTTGGGACTTCTCTTTTGGAAGAAGACAAGATTGATCTGGCAAAAGAATTGATGGAAAAGGCGAAAGATAAAAACATCGACCTGTTGCTTCCCGTGGATGTGGTTGTGGCAGAAAAATTTGCAGCAGATGCACCCCATACGATCGTGAAAGCCGATGTCATGCCAGCCGATCAAATGGGTTTGGACATCGGACCGGAAACGTCGGACTTGTTTGCAAAAACCATCGGAGAAAGCCAGCTGGTCATTTGGAACGGACCCATGGGCGTTTTTGAATTTGAAGCATTTGCAAAGGGGACCATCGCCGTAGCCAAGGCCATGGCACAGTCGGAAGGGGTGACCATCGTCGGCGGAGGAGACAGTGCTTCTGCCGCCGTAAACCTTGGATTTGCAGATCAAATGACACATATTTCCACGGGAGGCGGAGCTTCTCTGACGTTTTTGGAAGGAAAAGCATTGCCCGGCATCGATATTTTGGAAGATAAATAA
- the rpoN gene encoding RNA polymerase factor sigma-54: MRLEVGTTINQQQKQQLSANVIHSIRLLTYNTLELSKYLEEQLLDNPMLEMVEERQEEEREDEINWVEFIKNTYSYDETTFLPGKDPLDVSVQPQTLKDVLLEQLHYQKLTEVEIFIGEWLIDYVDDSGYLTIEVEEVASFMQVPVTLVEQMVERIQSFEPSGVGAGNLGECLSIQLIAKGIKDPKIHRLVLHHLEDLAHRRRKILEDTLNISNEQLEKYLAIIQGLEPRPGQAYSSSEPVYILPDLFVGEIHGKVLVRHNKYQFSKLVISPYYLGLLKKSSDERALQFIKERLESAKLLVNSLEKREETVLSVTEAIFKRQIMFLKEGDTGLVPLTMKEIADEVDVHESTVSRVVKNKYVLCERGVYPLKHFFPSRLDSRSGDGISSGQVKEIIREWIQNENKEKPYSDQKLTNMLQDQGFDVSRRTVMKYREQLGFLSSRERKTGL; the protein is encoded by the coding sequence GTGCGTTTGGAAGTGGGAACAACGATCAACCAGCAGCAAAAGCAACAACTAAGCGCCAATGTGATCCATTCCATTCGTCTGCTGACTTACAATACGCTGGAATTGTCCAAGTATTTGGAAGAACAACTCCTGGACAATCCCATGTTGGAAATGGTGGAGGAAAGGCAAGAAGAAGAGCGCGAAGACGAGATCAACTGGGTGGAATTCATTAAAAACACGTATTCTTATGATGAAACCACTTTTCTACCGGGGAAAGATCCATTGGATGTATCGGTACAACCTCAAACGTTGAAGGATGTACTCTTGGAACAGCTTCATTATCAAAAGCTCACCGAGGTGGAAATCTTTATCGGAGAATGGCTTATCGACTATGTGGATGACAGCGGTTATCTGACCATCGAGGTGGAAGAAGTGGCGTCTTTCATGCAGGTGCCCGTTACTTTGGTGGAGCAAATGGTGGAAAGGATCCAGTCGTTCGAGCCAAGTGGAGTGGGAGCAGGCAATCTGGGAGAGTGCCTGTCCATTCAGTTAATAGCCAAAGGGATCAAGGATCCGAAGATCCACCGTTTAGTTTTGCATCATCTAGAGGATTTGGCCCATCGCCGTCGAAAAATCTTGGAGGACACCCTTAACATATCGAATGAACAGTTGGAGAAATATCTTGCGATCATCCAAGGATTGGAACCCAGACCCGGTCAGGCCTATTCCAGTTCCGAACCTGTCTATATATTGCCGGATCTATTTGTCGGAGAGATCCATGGGAAGGTGTTGGTACGACATAACAAGTATCAATTTTCTAAACTGGTGATCAGTCCATATTATTTGGGATTGTTGAAAAAAAGTTCCGATGAAAGAGCTCTTCAATTCATTAAAGAACGGTTGGAGTCTGCCAAGCTGCTGGTCAACAGCCTGGAAAAGAGAGAGGAAACCGTTTTGTCGGTGACAGAAGCCATCTTTAAGCGGCAGATCATGTTTTTGAAAGAAGGGGACACAGGATTGGTGCCGCTGACCATGAAAGAGATCGCCGATGAAGTGGATGTCCATGAATCCACGGTCAGCAGGGTAGTGAAAAACAAATATGTGTTGTGTGAAAGAGGCGTGTATCCTTTGAAGCATTTTTTTCCTTCCCGGCTGGACAGCCGCAGCGGAGACGGGATCTCGTCCGGGCAAGTAAAGGAAATAATTCGAGAATGGATTCAAAACGAAAACAAGGAAAAACCCTACAGCGATCAAAAACTGACAAACATGCTGCAAGACCAGGGTTTTGATGTTTCCAGGCGCACAGTGATGAAATACAGGGAACAGCTGGGGTTTCTTTCCAGCAGAGAACGCAAAACAGGATTGTAA
- a CDS encoding sugar-binding transcriptional regulator: protein MEQNRFMDVQKKIMPEILSLMDLRYGILMMVKDKQPVGRRQLAGLLDVSERTVRNEIEFLLKEDFVAVGRQGIELTANGMEILSGLREIIYAYKNFDWLSEELKDKLGISSVFIIPGDSQTNDSVMDFMGKRTATYVLGILKNRSVIGVTGGHSVAAVAENMPQGHYPKVTVIPARGGMGKSHGTQANSIAARLAGRLGAQKELMYIPDNVDQKILEALKTDVQVKAVFEKLQEMDILVFGIGRADVMAKTRNMSQDRIKELMSQGACAEAFGYYFNIRGEMVYPSSSVGITLEQYRSVDHVVAVAGGADKKEAIMATALVRPDMVLVTDESAARAIIEQ, encoded by the coding sequence GTGGAACAAAATCGATTCATGGATGTCCAAAAAAAAATAATGCCGGAGATCCTTTCCCTGATGGATCTGCGCTACGGCATACTCATGATGGTGAAGGACAAACAACCGGTAGGCAGAAGACAATTGGCCGGATTATTGGATGTCAGCGAACGGACCGTTCGAAATGAGATCGAATTTTTATTGAAAGAAGATTTTGTAGCGGTCGGGCGCCAAGGGATCGAATTGACGGCCAACGGCATGGAAATATTGTCCGGTCTGCGGGAAATCATCTATGCCTATAAAAATTTTGACTGGCTGTCTGAAGAATTGAAAGATAAATTGGGTATAAGTAGTGTATTCATCATACCGGGTGACAGCCAAACCAATGATTCCGTCATGGATTTTATGGGGAAACGTACCGCCACCTACGTTTTGGGCATTCTCAAAAACCGATCGGTCATCGGGGTCACGGGCGGCCACTCCGTGGCTGCAGTTGCTGAAAATATGCCCCAAGGTCATTATCCCAAAGTAACAGTGATCCCTGCCAGAGGCGGCATGGGGAAAAGCCACGGAACCCAGGCCAACAGCATAGCCGCACGGTTGGCTGGAAGACTGGGGGCCCAAAAGGAACTGATGTACATTCCGGACAATGTAGATCAAAAGATCCTGGAAGCGTTGAAGACCGATGTTCAGGTCAAGGCCGTTTTTGAGAAGCTGCAGGAAATGGATATCCTGGTTTTTGGGATCGGTCGGGCCGATGTCATGGCCAAGACGAGAAACATGTCGCAAGATCGGATCAAGGAATTGATGTCTCAAGGAGCATGTGCAGAAGCCTTCGGGTATTATTTCAATATCCGGGGAGAAATGGTGTATCCATCCAGCAGCGTGGGTATTACCCTGGAGCAATACAGATCCGTGGATCACGTCGTGGCCGTAGCAGGTGGTGCTGATAAAAAGGAAGCCATCATGGCAACAGCCCTTGTTCGTCCCGACATGGTACTGGTCACCGATGAAAGCGCCGCAAGGGCCATCATCGAACAATAG
- the gap gene encoding type I glyceraldehyde-3-phosphate dehydrogenase translates to MAVQVAINGFGRIGRLAFRLMFGDSDFDIVAINDLTDAKSLAYLLKYDTSQGKYKEDAITAGDGFITVDGKEIKIYAQRDPEELPWEELGVDVVIESTGFFTTKELAEKHIRAGAKKVLISAPAKGDLKTVVYNVNHEVLDGSETVVSGASCTTNCLAPVAKVLHDNFGLESGLMTTIHAYTNDQATLDGPHKDPRRGRAAAANIVPTSTGAAAAVGLVLPELNGKLDGGAMRVPVTTGSLVDLTVKLSKKTTAEEINAAMKAAANETLGVTDEPLVSSDIIGIRFGSLFDLSQTKVMEADGEQMVKVVSWYDNEMSYTSQLVRLAKYVVDMIK, encoded by the coding sequence ATGGCAGTACAAGTAGCAATCAACGGATTTGGAAGGATCGGCAGGTTGGCGTTTCGATTGATGTTTGGGGATTCGGATTTTGATATCGTCGCGATCAACGACTTGACCGATGCAAAATCTTTGGCTTATTTGCTGAAATATGACACATCCCAAGGAAAATACAAGGAAGATGCCATCACCGCAGGTGACGGATTCATTACAGTGGATGGAAAAGAGATCAAAATCTATGCCCAAAGAGATCCGGAAGAACTTCCCTGGGAAGAACTGGGCGTGGATGTCGTTATTGAATCCACCGGATTTTTCACCACGAAAGAATTGGCAGAAAAACACATACGGGCAGGAGCAAAAAAAGTATTGATCAGTGCGCCTGCTAAAGGTGACTTGAAAACCGTTGTATATAATGTAAACCATGAAGTACTGGACGGATCCGAGACCGTCGTCAGTGGCGCTTCCTGCACCACCAACTGTCTTGCACCGGTTGCAAAAGTTCTTCATGACAATTTCGGACTGGAAAGCGGTCTGATGACCACGATCCATGCATACACCAATGACCAGGCAACCCTGGATGGTCCCCACAAGGATCCTCGAAGAGGCCGAGCCGCTGCAGCCAACATTGTGCCGACAAGTACAGGAGCCGCCGCAGCCGTTGGTTTGGTTTTGCCGGAATTGAACGGCAAGCTGGATGGCGGAGCCATGCGTGTACCAGTGACAACCGGTTCCCTGGTGGATCTGACGGTCAAACTTTCCAAAAAAACCACAGCAGAAGAAATCAACGCAGCCATGAAAGCGGCAGCCAACGAAACGCTGGGTGTGACGGATGAACCTCTTGTATCTTCCGACATCATCGGCATTCGATTTGGATCCCTCTTCGATCTGAGCCAGACGAAAGTCATGGAAGCAGATGGAGAGCAAATGGTGAAAGTGGTTTCCTGGTACGACAACGAAATGAGCTACACTTCCCAGTTGGTGCGATTGGCAAAATACGTAGTAGACATGATCAAATAA